GTCGCAGATTGATGCGCTGGATCAGAAACGTTCGGAACAGACCCAGCGGCGAGAGGCAACTGCCCGGCAGCGGGAAGAGGCGAAAAAAGAGAAAAGTGCCGAACGTCGTCAGGCGCCTGCCTCGGCGGCCCGGAAGGGAGCGCCCGAGCATGAGCGCGTGCGGGATCTGCCGCCGCAGGATGATCAGCCGGCCATGCGGGAGTCTCCACCCCGGCCACCGTCTTATGCCGATGAAGAAGATCACCTGTCATCTCATGAGATGTCGGACGACTTTGCCGATGAGGCGTTCGAATCGTCACGTGGTATCGCCCGTCATCCGGCCGTGGAGCGTGCTCGTCGACATCATGTCTCGGCGGGAAGAGCCCGTAATGCGCTGTCGGATGCCGAAGAGATCATCGTCATCAGTGTCAATTCACGTGACGAGGAAGGGTTCAATCGTCCCGATCTGCTGCAGCTGGTGCTTGCCTGTGGTCTGCGCTACTGCGAAGAGATGGGCGTCTTTCATCGTTTCGAGACCGAGGCGGCTGACAGCGGGCTGCAGTTTTCCATGATCAACAGTCTCAAGCCTGGTACTTTCGATCTGGATGACATGGATGATGGCACTCTCCCGAGCGTGACCTTTCTGATGCCACTCCCCGGTGCTGAAGATGCTCCCATGGCATTCGAGGCCATGGTCGAAACCGCCATGGTGCTGGTGCGCAATCTGGGCGGTGAGCTCAAGGATGAAAATCGCAGTGTGATGACAGCGCAAACCATCGAGTTTGCCCGTCAGCGGGTGCGCGATTTCGAACGACGCTGGCGGTTGCATCGCCAGGCACACTGACTGTGGTGTTGTTATCCTGTTGCAGGGGCCCTTCGGGGCCCCTTTTGCGTTAATGCCGGGCAATACCTGCGGTGCAAGCCGGCGCGACGATTGCCTATAATGCGAATCCGTTGTGATCAGATTACAGGACGTCGATGAGCCAGCGTGACGATGACACGGCCCGCGAAGCTGCCCGGCTACGCCGCGAGCTGGAAGAGGCCAATTACCATTACTATGTCGAAGATGCGCCCGTTATTCCCGATGCCGAGTTTGATCGCATGCTGCGTCGGCTTCAGGAGATCGAGGCCGAGCATCCTGATCTGGTAACGGTCGATTCGCCGACTCGGCGTGTCGGCGCGCCACCTTCCGAGGGTTTCCCGGAAGTGCGCCATGCGATCGCCATGCTGTCACTGGATAATGCCTTCAATCATGATGAGGTGCGCGCTTTTGCCCGACGGGTGGCCGATCGGCTCGAGCGTGATCCGGAAACGATCGATTTCTGCTGTGAACCCAAGCTCGACGGCCTGGCAGTGTCACTCGTCTATGAACAGGGTGTGCTGGTACAGGGCGCGACGCGAGGCGATGGCCGCACGGGGGAAGGCATCACGGCCAATCTGCGGACACTGAAATCGATTCCGCTACGCCTGCGTGGCGAACATCCGCCCGAGTTGCTGGAAGTTCGTGGTGAGGTCTACATGTCGCATTCGGGTTTCGAGCGGCTCAATGAGCAGGCTCGCGAAACCGGCGGCAAGGTGTTCGCCAACCCGCGCAATGCAGCAGCTGGAAGCGTGCGTCAGCTTGATCCGCAGATCGCTGCCTCAAGGCCGCTGGAATTCTGTGCCTATCAGGTAGCGCGGATCGATGAGGCGCGCTGGGAGAGCCTGCACTCGGCACAGATGCACGGTCTGCGTCAGCTGGGCTTTCGTACCAGTCCGGCCCTGGAGGTGGTCACCGGTGCCGAAGGCCTGATCGATTTCTGTCAGCGTTTGGGCGAAAAGCGCGAGACGCTTGATTACGACATCGATGGCGCTGTCATGAAGGTCGACGACTACCGTTGGCAGCGTGAACTGGGCTATGTCTCCCGCGCGCCGCGCTGGGCGATGGCGTTCAAGTTTCCCGCCCAGGAGCAGACCACCACCATCAACGATGTGCGTTTTCAGGTGGGACGAACCGGTCGATTGACGCCGGTGGCCGAACTCGAGCCGGTGCAGGTAGCCGGTGTTACGGTCGCCAACGCCTCATTGCACAACATGGATGAGATTGCCCGTCTTGATGCGCGCATTGGCGATACCGTGATTGTGCGTCGTGCCGGCGATGTCATTCCTCAGGTGGTTCAGGTCATTGTTGAAAAACGCCCACAGCAGACCCGGGCGATCGAAATGCCCGCCGAGTGTCCGGTCTGTGGCTCACGGGTTGATCGTGCGGAGGGTGAAGTCGATGCCATTTGCAGCGGTGGACTCTTCTGTCCGGCGCAGCGCAAGGAGTCGCTCAAGCACTTTGCCAGTCGTCGTGCGCTCGATATCGACGGTCTGGGTGACAAGCTGATCGACCAGCTGGTGGAGCTGGAGTGGGTCAAAACACCGGCCGATCTGTTCCGGCTTGAGGTGGCGCGCCTGAGCGAACTGCCACGGGTAGCGGAGAAGTCTGCGACCAATCTGGTCAATGCCATTGATCGATCCCGTCAGACGACGCTGACACGCTTTATCTTCGCGCTGGGCATTCCTGAAGTGGGAGAAGCCACGGCGGGCGCGCTGGCGGCTCATTTCGGTACGCTCGAACGTCTGATGGCCGCTGATGAAACAGCATTGACCGCCGTGTCGGATATCGGTCCCATCGTCGCGTCGCATATCCACGCCTTCTTCGCCGAGCAACACAATCGCGACATTATCGACGATCTGCGCCGGATGGGCGTGACCTGGGAGGAAGTCGAGATCATTGATCGGCCGCAGCCGCTGGCGGGCCAGACCTGGGTATTGACCGGTACGCTCGAAGCGATGACTCGGGATGAGGCGAAGGCGCGACTGACGGCGCTGGGAGCAAAGGTCAGCGGTAGTGTCTCGAAGAAGACGCACGCCGTGGTGGCAGGTCCGGGTGCAGGCAGCAAGCTGGAGCGGGCTCATGAACTCGAACTGACGGTTTACGATGAAACTGAATTTCTGACCTGGCTCGAGGCGATCGAGCAGGGCGAGGGAGACGAGGAGGTGCGTGATGAGTGAGGGGCGTTTCATCGAGGTGCCCGCGCGCATGCTGCCAGCGGACACGCTGGAGCGACTGCTGGCCGAATTCGTCACCCGTCAGGGGTATGACACCACCGACACCGAGCAGGGGGAGCGCGGCTGGATCGATAGCGTCCGACAGCAGCTCGATCGCGGTGAACTGCTGATCGTGCATGATCTGCAGACCGAGTTTACCGAAGTGATGACACTTGAGCAGTGGCAGCGTTTCGGCCGTCAGCTCGCCGATGATGAAGAGGAGGGTGAGTAGCCCTTGAACGTACGTGTTTGAACTCGGTTCGGAAATTTCGTTACCGTAAGGCTGTAACGGCATGTGACTGTTTTTTTCTGCAGTCACTGCCGGATGTGATATCGGCCTTTGAGTGCGGCAACGAGAGGTTTTCGATGCAGTACCGCAGAGTCATGGCGGTTGGTCGTGATGACCAGGGCAGTATCAGCCGATTGTGCAATTTTTCCACGCCGTGGGTACTGGTCACCAGTGTGCAGGCGATCCGCGACATCGAAGCGGGGCACTGTCAGTACTATATTCAGGATGATCATGGGCTTTCGAATCTGATCGTCGTACGCAATGAGCAGGGCTGCCGATTGCAGACTGATCCGGCTGGCGAGTCGCGCAATACCCTGGCGAATCTTCTGAAGTGCTGAACTGAATTTGATAACGCCATGTAAAAGGCCCGCCGGTGATACCTGCGGGCCTTTTTCGATCACCTGTTGCGACCAGGGTGCCCTCAGGCGAACAGCAGAGGCACCATCAGGCTCGAGATCAGCAGGATCAGTGCACCGCCCAGCCGCGATGAGATCTGGGCAAAGGGCATCAGCTGCATTCGACCGGCAGCAGAGAGCACGGCGACATCACCGGTACCGCCCATGTTGGCCATGCAGAGACCGGCCGTGATCGCCGATTCGATCGGATAGAAGCCGACCAGCTTGCCCACCAGGCCCGCGCCGAAAGCAGCGCCTGCGACCACGGCAAAAACGATCAGCACATAGGTGATCGAGATGGCATCGATGACCTGGCCCAGATCGGTGTAGGCAATACCGATGCCGAACAGCAGCGCAAAGGTCCAGTTTCGTGCCACGAAACGGAACCACTGGGCGGCGGATTCGTTGAGGCTGTCGGGCAGCAGGCCGAGGATCTTCACCAGCGCCACGAGAATGATCATCAGCGCGTAGGGATGCAGCGGAATGAAACTGCCAATGATTTGCCCGCAGACAAAGAAGGACAGGGCGGCCACCAGACCGACGCCCAGACGGCCGATTTCCGGGGTGGATTCGCTGTCATCGATTTCCACACCCGGCATCATTTGTCCATTGCCGGTGAGCTGCGGTGCACGCTTGCCCAGGCCGTTGAGCAGGCCGCCAATGATAATGGCAAAGACATTCCCCAGCGCCAGTGCCGGTACCAGAATCGAGATGTAATAGCTGGCCGGTTGACCCAGCAACTGCTCGTAGATCTGGCTCATCGGCACGGCGCCGGCGCCCATGCCGCCGCCCATGATCGGCAGGGTGATCACTACGACCGCATCCTGTACCGAGAAGCCCAGCAGCCAGCCCACGGTAATGGCGAACAGGCAGGCAAACAGCACCGCGCAGATCAGTGGAAGCGCAAAACGGGCGCCGACCTTGACCAACACCTTCGAGTCCATGCCGAGGATGCTGCCGGTGATCAGGGCCGCAATATAGAAGTTGAGAAAGCCGCCACCCTTCATGAAACCGGTGACGTTGTCCACGACCCCCTGGGGGAGGGCGTTGACGTAGACCAGTGCCGCAGCACCGAAGATCGCCAGAATAGCGCCGCCGCCAAGATAGCTGCGAATAATCGGCAGTCGATCACCGACGAATCCCAGCAGTTCACCCAGCAGCATCATGATCAGCAGGGCACCGATCATGCCGGTAGGCAGGGTGTTGGTCACCATCGAGACGATCAGAACGCCGACGGCGATGGCAAACAGGGGCAGCGGCAGACCGAATATTCGGGTCGAGGCCAGACCGCTGGTAGCGGTATGCTGCGTGCTGTGCGCAGCGTGAGTCGACGAATCGCTCATCACGATCTCTCCTGAATTCCGGTCACACGAGCGAGCCGGAGGTGAGCTACAAGCATTGAAAGGTTCGGTGCTGCTCTCCGGCGATCGGACGTCGGGTTAGCGCACGACGGCGAGGATAAGGAATCGGTGGGGCTGGAACAGGATTGGATAAATTGACAAAGTGTTTTGTAATTAAAGAAATCGAATGATTGTTGTTCATCACAATGTCTGCCTCGGTGGGAATACCACCAAGGTCTCAGCGTTTCGGGAGCCAGCATGAGGTTTCGGCGCCAGCGCATACGGCTCGGCGTGCTGGCCGCGCTGCTGTCATTTTCGATGATTGTGGCGTCGCTGCTGCTGGCATGGTGGCTGTTCAGCGATCAATTGTGGGATACCACGCGGCGCCTTCAGGGCAATCGGGTCGAAGATCTGGCCACGACCCTGGCCGAGACCACGAAAGTACGCCATGCCCTGACAGGGACGACAACCTTCTCCGTTGACTCCCCGCTGCAGCAACACATGGAGGCTCTGCGCGAGCGGCTGGGGGTGGATTTCATCGTGGTAATGACACCCCGGTCGTTGCGGCTGACTCACCCCGATCCCTCCCGAATTGGTCATCACTTTCGTGGTGGCGATGAAGGGCGGGCGCTTGCGGGAGAGCGTTATGTCTCGACCGCCCAGGGAACCCTGGGCGCCAGCATTCGTGGGTTTGCACCCGTGTACGATCACGCGAATCGGGTTATCGGTGCGGTCTCGGTAGGCGTGACCCAGTCCCGATTGGCACCGCTCAAGGCTTCGTCCCGTCAGCAATTGCTGGCCTGGCTGACCATGATTCTGATCCTGGGAGGAGGGGGCGCCGCATGGCTGGCACGA
This DNA window, taken from Kushneria phosphatilytica, encodes the following:
- a CDS encoding YheU family protein, which encodes MSEGRFIEVPARMLPADTLERLLAEFVTRQGYDTTDTEQGERGWIDSVRQQLDRGELLIVHDLQTEFTEVMTLEQWQRFGRQLADDEEEGE
- a CDS encoding 2-hydroxycarboxylate transporter family protein, which gives rise to MSDSSTHAAHSTQHTATSGLASTRIFGLPLPLFAIAVGVLIVSMVTNTLPTGMIGALLIMMLLGELLGFVGDRLPIIRSYLGGGAILAIFGAAALVYVNALPQGVVDNVTGFMKGGGFLNFYIAALITGSILGMDSKVLVKVGARFALPLICAVLFACLFAITVGWLLGFSVQDAVVVITLPIMGGGMGAGAVPMSQIYEQLLGQPASYYISILVPALALGNVFAIIIGGLLNGLGKRAPQLTGNGQMMPGVEIDDSESTPEIGRLGVGLVAALSFFVCGQIIGSFIPLHPYALMIILVALVKILGLLPDSLNESAAQWFRFVARNWTFALLFGIGIAYTDLGQVIDAISITYVLIVFAVVAGAAFGAGLVGKLVGFYPIESAITAGLCMANMGGTGDVAVLSAAGRMQLMPFAQISSRLGGALILLISSLMVPLLFA
- the ligA gene encoding NAD-dependent DNA ligase LigA; its protein translation is MSQRDDDTAREAARLRRELEEANYHYYVEDAPVIPDAEFDRMLRRLQEIEAEHPDLVTVDSPTRRVGAPPSEGFPEVRHAIAMLSLDNAFNHDEVRAFARRVADRLERDPETIDFCCEPKLDGLAVSLVYEQGVLVQGATRGDGRTGEGITANLRTLKSIPLRLRGEHPPELLEVRGEVYMSHSGFERLNEQARETGGKVFANPRNAAAGSVRQLDPQIAASRPLEFCAYQVARIDEARWESLHSAQMHGLRQLGFRTSPALEVVTGAEGLIDFCQRLGEKRETLDYDIDGAVMKVDDYRWQRELGYVSRAPRWAMAFKFPAQEQTTTINDVRFQVGRTGRLTPVAELEPVQVAGVTVANASLHNMDEIARLDARIGDTVIVRRAGDVIPQVVQVIVEKRPQQTRAIEMPAECPVCGSRVDRAEGEVDAICSGGLFCPAQRKESLKHFASRRALDIDGLGDKLIDQLVELEWVKTPADLFRLEVARLSELPRVAEKSATNLVNAIDRSRQTTLTRFIFALGIPEVGEATAGALAAHFGTLERLMAADETALTAVSDIGPIVASHIHAFFAEQHNRDIIDDLRRMGVTWEEVEIIDRPQPLAGQTWVLTGTLEAMTRDEAKARLTALGAKVSGSVSKKTHAVVAGPGAGSKLERAHELELTVYDETEFLTWLEAIEQGEGDEEVRDE
- a CDS encoding cell division protein ZipA — protein: MELREWLIILGLVLVTIIIVDGVRRLQRQRRGLRLDISRDIDPDDPPRDQDDIRREEQVSWELPNGGARVVRPEQHEHDDEPSVAAGSNSRHQVDEEVDLTDRRAPDWQEHNRRMEERWQRRGEAAGPEFEADESFARDHDDDEADDWPFNDELRGPRLAASRDDDRLDPLEDPDSPPLIRDTRAQRDERWQAFDDSDASSHPHDEALDDEEAYDEPPRRRPLSGLRDWAQSQIDALDQKRSEQTQRREATARQREEAKKEKSAERRQAPASAARKGAPEHERVRDLPPQDDQPAMRESPPRPPSYADEEDHLSSHEMSDDFADEAFESSRGIARHPAVERARRHHVSAGRARNALSDAEEIIVISVNSRDEEGFNRPDLLQLVLACGLRYCEEMGVFHRFETEAADSGLQFSMINSLKPGTFDLDDMDDGTLPSVTFLMPLPGAEDAPMAFEAMVETAMVLVRNLGGELKDENRSVMTAQTIEFARQRVRDFERRWRLHRQAH